TAGCAAGAGGCTGCCTGGAGAGGGTTAGTAACCCTGCTGTCTGATGGAAGAGGTGCCTGGAGATGAAATTGCGGGTGGAGTTCTAAAGAACTTCTCAAAGGAAAGGCGGGGGCGGTGGAGGGGGGGGATACGGGATCTGTGGGGATGTGGCTCAAGGGCAGGATGGGTCCCACTCACCCCAGACCTGTCCTCAGGGTCGCTGGAACCTCCACCCCCGGCCACCACGTCATCCTCAGACTCGTCgaaagaggaggcagaggagaagcCTCCACTGCCCCCTTCAATCTGGGAGGGGGGTCCCACTGGCTGAGCCTCAGGCTCGGGGGTTTCAGGAGTGATGATGAGGCGGGGCACAGGGGTCAGGGGGCAACACTCCTGGTGAGAGTACAGGTGAGTCACCAACTCCCCGTGTTCTGGTTCCTCTAATAAGCCATCTTGGTTGGGCTCCCCCAAAAGGCAGTCTGTCCCAGGCTCTGTTTGGGGTCCATGAGTATCTTGTGTCTGGGGTCCATCAGTGCCAGGCTGTGGCCAGAAGCCATCAGTATCTTGTTGTGTTGGGAAACCATCGATGTCAAGCTGTTTCCAGGTTGTTTCCGTATCCTGTTGTAACTGGGAGCCATCAATATGCTGCTCTGTCCAGGGGTCTTTGGTATCCTGTTGTGTCCTGGAGCCATCAGTGTACGATTCTTTCCAAGAGCCATCAGCATTTGGCTCTGCTGAGAGAGAGGCCCCTTCTGGCTGAGTCCGGCCGCTGGACCTGTTCTGGTGGGTCCAGAGATTATCAGCCCTGGGCTTGGCCCTCTCTGGCTGGGTCTGTGACCCATGTATTTCTAGCTCTGCCCAGGGCCCATCAACCCCTTGCTGTGCCCAGAGATTAGCCCTCTCTGGCTGACACTGGAGGTCAGACCTGTGTGGATCAGTCCAAAAGCTATCTGTCCTAGTCTCCGTCCAGTCACCGGCTGTCTCCAGTTCTGACCAGTGGCTGCTCCTTTCTGGATGTGTCCGGAGGATGGACCTGCCTGGCTCCGTCTTTTGGCTGGGCCGCTCCGTCCCCGCCCCGGAGCCAGCTGCTTCAGGCTCAGCCTGTCCGTCGGTCCCCGACTCAGGCCCGAGGCCGGTCCTCTCGGGCTCGGTGTGGAGGTTGGACTCCTCGGTCCGGGCCCGGGGCCCGCCCCTCTCTGGCCGCCCCGCCGGGCCCCCTGCGCCGGGCCCAGGTCTTTGCTGCCCTggctgccgccgccgcccccctCGCGGCGCCGCCAGTCCCATGCGGGCTGTCCCCGGCAGCGCCCCAGCCTCCGCCTCGCTCTGGTTTCCCCGGCACGGGCAGCGCCTCATGCCCGCTCCCTAGGTTCGGGATTCGaccgggcccagcccctcctgcccttTAAATCCCGCGAGGGGTGTGGCTGGGGAGCCCCGACTCGCGGGTTCCGGCCCGCGGAGCTCCAACCCGCCCAGCCAAGCAGGGGTTAACCGATacttctcccccccgcccccaccgcccaCAACTCCCTGGGAAGGCCCCGAAGCCCCGCCTCGCCGGACGTGACGTAAAGGGGTACGGGCCTTGTCTGGCTCCTCCCCTATCCATTCCCGCGGTGAACCCCTGGAGCTAGTCCAGGTCTGGTGTGGGGTGCTGGGATCCTGGTCCCGGATCAGTGGGGCCCCTCGCAGCACCCTCGCAATTAACCCTACCTCTCCACACCCTCGAGTGACTCGTTTAGTCTCCCTATAACCCCCGGCGACGAGTCCAGCAGCGCGCCCATTCTTCACGCAGCGCCGGGAAGGACTTTAGAAGAGTTGGGAATCCACTTGCGTGAGTTCGAGATCCGCCTCTGCTAGTTCCTAGCTGTGTTACCTTGAACGAGTGACTTCCTCTCCcaaccccctgccccagccccagactcagttttctcacctgtaaaatgaggatacattatattactttattgttttgaaaaatgtgtGTTCAGTGCCACAAGAGCCAGTCACTTTTACCAACTgggaaactgaggtctagagCAGTGAAAGAATTTGCCTAGGGTTAAATGACGGGCAAAACCAGGGTCTTAATCTCTGAAGCCTGGTTTCAAATCTTGGCTCCAGCACTTACTTCCTGGATGACCTCTCCCAACAGACTTGTCTCTTCAgagcctccgtttccccatctgtaaaaggggtTGTTCTggggattttaatttatttacaacaGCATTTACATTTGTATACTTGCTTTGTGCCAGGCGCTGTACTTACCGCTTTATACCCCAATCTTGCAGGGATGATCATCCTCCCCATTGCACCGTcaaggaaacaggcacagaaagGCAAAGCGGTGAGTCAAGATCACACATCGAGGGAATTCTgacagtccaatggttaggactctgtgcttccacggcagggggcctgggttcgatcccttgtcggggaactaagatcccacaagccgcctggagaggccaaaaaaaggggaaaaaaagatcacACATCTCAATTGTGTAGATTTGAACTTTGGCCCATCTAATCCGAAATTTGGGTCTTtggtcactatttttaaaaaatatttatttattattttatttattttggctgagccaggtcttagttgcagcatgcctgcgggatctatttccctgaccagggatcgaaccccggccccctgcattgggagtgaagagtcttacccactggaccaccagggaagtccctttggtCACTATCGAGTGATACAACTTGATTTTGAGGCTGGGGGTGTTGGAAGAAGAGCCGGAAGTAAGAATATTTTCTGTAAATCAGTCCTGCCTCTGCTCAGAATCCTCAGTGATTGCCATTCTACTCAGGAAAAAAGCCACAGTCTTCACCGTGACTCCCTCTAGTGTACCTGAGCTGCCTCTGCTTACCTCCCAGACCTCATCTCATCCTTTTCCCCTCACTCACTCTGTCCATTGGCATCTTTGCTATTTCTCTGAGATATCTTCCAGCGCAGGGACTTTACACTggttgttccctctgcctgggacatTCTTTCCTCAGCTATTTCAATCGctccttccctcacctccttcaggtctttactcAAACGATGTCTCCTCagtgaggcctttcctgaccaccccaTTTAAACACacactcttccctcctctccctgcccttccctggtttatttttctctttaacaagTGTCACCTTATTACATAtacttatgtattttattgtGCCTCTCATCAGAAGCCAGCACCAAGAGGGCAAAGATTTTTGCCTGTATTGTTCcttgctgtgtccccagtgcctagaaaagCATATGGTAAGCGCTCaatagaaattttgaaaagaatagtTTTTCTATAAGAAATTTCTCTCATGTATAGAGCTCTTGTTCTGTACCAGCTCCGTGCCAACCTCTCTACAGACACTATTTCACTGCAACCCTTTCTCACTAACACTGAGCAAGAGGGGATGCCATGGCCCCACTTTATAaatggggacactgaggcacagagctctGCCAGCCTGTAGCCTTTGCTTGTAGCCACCAGGCTATTTGATCTGATCTCATATATCTGATACCAGGCTTGGTACCATGAGTCACAGCCGTGTAGGGTAAGTTATTGTCATAggtgctttttatatattttgcccCCAAGAGTGAGCTGCCACCTAGCTCCTGAGTCAGACCCTTGTGTCTGGGAGAGTACAGGGGGTGGTTTCTGTTTTGAAACAGTCACCTGGAAAGGGGCGTTGGGCACAGACCCAGAGCTCTAAAATGAGTCATCTCTTTACAGACCAATGGGAAGTCATAGCAGGGTCCCCCTAATGCATCATACAGGCTGGGAAGCTGAGATCCAGAAAGTGTTGAGGCTCTTCTGAGGTCACATAGCACAAGGACAGAGACAGGGAGGTCTGATTCCTGACAAAGGGGGTTAGACAGGGTTTGGGGGAGGCAGTTCTGTGTGGGGAGTGTCATATCCTCTCTCCCAGTGGTGGGAGAGATGTCCCAGCCAGCTGCTTCTATTCCAGACTGTGAGAAGAGGGGTGAGTCAGTTtactgggaggtgggggggaagCAGGCTTTAAGCccgtcctccctcccccatcaacAACACACACACCCAGATGGGCTGGGAGCTGGTTTTCTGGGATGCCAAGGCTCCTGAGTCAGCACTGGGAACCTTGGCTGAGTGTGTTCTGGAAAATGTCAGGCCTACAGGAAACAAAGGGCTCCCACTCACACCATCCTGCAGGTGGGCGGGGAGCTGAGAGAGCAGGGTGTAGGAGGGAACAGGGGCCCAGTGTGCAAAGGGCTGGGTGTGAGGGGGTTTATGCACACCGAGGGAAACAGTTGGTGAGCAAGGCAGGGGGGTTATATGTGCAAGGGAGGAGGTTGGGTACCAGGATATGGGTATTTGAAGCAGAGGGTGAGTGTGCAAAGTGGAGGGGCTCCATGTGAAAGGGAAGTGTTTGCTGGGAAGATGTGTGTTCAAAGGAGAGATGTTGAGCCTACTAGGGGTACAAACAAGGAAAACGGAGACTGACAAAATGTTCGCGCAAAGGAGAGGTGTGGAGTTTGTAAGGAGAGGAATGTCTGTAAAATAGACATGTAGAAAACTAAAAGGTCCGCTGCGGACAAGGCACTTTGAAGTGAGTGGAAGGGCACAAAATGGCAAGTTAGCGATTGGGCCGTGGCCCAGCCCaccctaccctaccctaccctaccctTAGGCCGTGGCCCAGCCCACGCTGAGGCCCCTCCTCTGGCCCCGCTCCCTCACGTACAGCGGTGCGCATTTTGTGCCAGTCAGCGATCTGCTCCTCCGTCATTCGCTAGCTGACTGGAGGGGGCGGGCACGAGAAGGCTCCCGGAAATGCAGAAGAagccaccccccccaccacccgTGCGTAGCTGACCCAGAGCCGGGTAGTGGGTGCTTAGCAACCGGGGGACGTACCCAGTAATGGGGGTGGTAGGGGGGAACACCAGAAGAGTTGTGGGTGCCTAGCAACCGAAGGGAAGGCGGTGCCTAGCAACGAGGGGGGTGCTCAGAGGAGTGGAGAGGCAGCCCTGGAGGATCTGTGGGTGTCTAGCAACAGGGGAGGACCCTAGCAACGGCGCGGAGTGGGACCAGGGGAAAGTGGTTTGGAGAGGTGTTCGGGAAGATCTATGGGTTCTTAGCAACCAGAGAGGGAGCCAGGCGAAACTGGGGGCCTGTTAACAGGG
Above is a genomic segment from Kogia breviceps isolate mKogBre1 chromosome 18, mKogBre1 haplotype 1, whole genome shotgun sequence containing:
- the ITPKC gene encoding inositol-trisphosphate 3-kinase C isoform X1, with protein sequence MRRCPCRGNQSEAEAGALPGTARMGLAAPRGGRRRQPGQQRPGPGAGGPAGRPERGGPRARTEESNLHTEPERTGLGPESGTDGQAEPEAAGSGAGTERPSQKTEPGRSILRTHPERSSHWSELETAGDWTETRTDSFWTDPHRSDLQCQPERANLWAQQGVDGPWAELEIHGSQTQPERAKPRADNLWTHQNRSSGRTQPEGASLSAEPNADGSWKESYTDGSRTQQDTKDPWTEQHIDGSQLQQDTETTWKQLDIDGFPTQQDTDGFWPQPGTDGPQTQDTHGPQTEPGTDCLLGEPNQDGLLEEPEHGELVTHLYSHQECCPLTPVPRLIITPETPEPEAQPVGPPSQIEGGSGGFSSASSFDESEDDVVAGGGGSSDPEDRSGNKPWKKLKTVLKYSPFMVSFRKHYPWVQLSGHSGNFQAGEDGWILKRFCQYEQRSLEQLMRDPLRPFVPAYYGMVQQDGQAFNQMEDLLADFENPSIMDCKMGSRTYLEEELVKARERPRPRKDMYEKMVAVDPGAPTPEEHAQGAVTKPRYMQWRETVSSTSTLGFRIEGIKKADGTCNTNFKKMRKLEEVTKMLEDFVDGNRAILRKYAARLEELREALENSPFFKTHEVVGSSLLFVHDHTGLAKVWMIDFGKTVALPDHQTLSHRLPWAEGNREDGYLWGLDNVIRLLQGLAHS
- the ITPKC gene encoding inositol-trisphosphate 3-kinase C isoform X2, which translates into the protein MRRCPCRGNQSEAEAGALPGTARMGLAAPRGGRRRQPGQQRPGPGAGGPAGRPERGGPRARTEESNLHTEPERTGLGPESGTDGQAEPEAAGSGAGTERPSQKTEPGRSILRTHPERSSHWSELETAGDWTETRTDSFWTDPHRSDLQCQPERANLWAQQGVDGPWAELEIHGSQTQPERAKPRADNLWTHQNRSSGRTQPEGASLSAEPNADGSWKESYTDGSRTQQDTKDPWTEQHIDGSQLQQDTETTWKQLDIDGFPTQQDTDGFWPQPGTDGPQTQDTHGPQTEPGTDCLLGEPNQDGLLEEPEHGELVTHLYSHQECCPLTPVPRLIITPETPEPEAQPVGPPSQIEGGSGGFSSASSFDESEDDVVAGGGGSSDPEDRSGNKPWKKLKTVLKYSPFMVSFRKHYPWVQLSGHSGNFQAGEDGWILKRFCQYEQRSLEQLMRDPLRPFVPAYYGMVQQDGQAFNQMEDLLADFENPSIMDCKMGSRTYLEEELVKARERPRPRKDMYEKMVAVDPGAPTPEEHAQGAVTKPRYMQWRETVSSTSTLGFRIEGIKKADGTCNTNFKKMRKLEEVTKMLEDFVDGNRAILRKYAARLEELREALENSPFFKTHEPVSLWKHSSLWGCLRKSVVTSLCLSPSSSASPLKPLSPLFPDITDF